GTGACATACTCGACGCGCGAAGCGGGAGGAAGTGGTTCACCACCTTCGACTGCGCTCAGGGTGACATGCTCGACGCGCGAAGCGGGAGGAAGTGGTTCACCACCTTCGACTGCGCTCAGGGTGACATGCTCGACGAGCGAAGCGGGAGGAAGTGGTTCACCACCTTCGACTGCGCTCAGGGTGACTGTGCCTTTACAAGCCGACTCGCCCTAACATAGTCAGAGCTTCGATGCGCGTGGCGGTTTTGCGCATCATGCCGCGGATAGCTGAAGTCACAATCCGGCTGCCCGGCTTTTTGATACCGCGCATGGTCAAACAGAGATGCTCCGCCTCAACCACGATCAACACACCCTTGCAATCGATAGCTTCCACCAACGAGTCGGCAATCTGTGTGGTCATCCGCTCCTGCACCTGCAAACGGTGCGACAAAATCTCCACCACTCGCACCATGTTCGAAAAACCGGCCACTTTGTCGTGCTGCGGAATGTAAGCCATGTGCACCTGGCCGAAGAACGGTAGCATGTGATGCTCACAAAGAGAATAGAACGAAATATCTTTGAGCGTGATCATTTCGTCTTTGTTGGAAGTAGTATACTTGCGAAGCTCGGCGGTCGGGTCGGCTGTGTAGCCGTCGAGCACTTCGTCGAAATACTCAAAGACCCGTTCGGGCGTGCGCTCAAGACCCTCGCGAAGAGGGTCCTCGCCGATTCCTTCGAGAATCAGCTTGACCCCCTGGGTGATCTTATCGCGATCTATGGCCACCGGTTAGCTCTCCGGTGTCGGGACGGGCGGCTCGACCGGTTCGGCATCGCCGGTCGACTCGCCAATTATGACATCCACTTCGGAGCCGTCGATGATCTCCTTCACCAGTAGCGCCTTGGCCAGCTTGTGCAGGTTGTCGATATTGCCGCGCAGCAATTCCCGGGCGGTATCTTCGGCGCTCTCTATAAAGGCGCGCACTTCCTGATCGATCACTTCGGCGGAGGAGTCTGAATAATCTTTCGGTTGGGCCATCTCGCGCCCCAGAAAAACGTGCTCTTCGGTTTTGCCGAACGTGACCGGTCCCACTTTGTCGGACATACCCCAGTTGCAAACCATCTTGCGAGCCAGTTTGGTTGATCGTTCCAGATCGTTGGCCGCGCCGGTAGCGATTTGTTCGAACACGAGCATCTCGGCCACCCGACCACCCATCAGAACGGCCAGGGTGGTTTCAAGGTATTCGCGCGAAAGGGTGTGTCGTTCATCCACCGGTAACGACTGGGTCAAACCAAGAGCGAGACCGCGCGGGATGATCGTGACTTTATGAATCGGGTCCGCCTTGGGCAGAAGTTTGGCCACCAAAGTGTGTCCGGCCTCGTGGTAGGCGATGATTTTCTTTTCTTCGTCAGCAATCACCAAAGACTTGCGCGCCGAACCCATCATTACCTTGTCCTTGGCCTCCTCGAATTCCACCATGCTCACTTCGGTCTTGTTGTGGCGTGCGGCCAAAAGCGCGGCCTCGTTGACCAGATTGGCCAGATCGGCGCCGGACATCCCGGGTGTACCGCGAGCAACCACCGACATATCGATTCCTTCAGCCAGCTTGATCTTGCGGACATGCACATCGAGAATCCCCTGGCGTCCCTTGACGTCCGGTGTCGGTACCACTATCTGACGGTCGAATCGACCGGGCCGCAACAGCGCCGGGTCGAGCACATCGGGCCGGTTGGTGGCCGCCACCAGGATAACACCTTCGTTGGATTCAAAACCGTCCATCTCGACCAGGAGCTGGTTCAATGTCTGCTCACGTTCGTCATGGCCGCCACCCAAACCGGCGCCGCGATGACGACCGACGGCATCTATCTCATCGATAAAGACAATACACGGTGCGTTTTTCTTGCCTTGTTCAAACAGGTCTCGCACACGGCTGGCGCCGACACCGACAAACATCTCCACAAAGTCAGAGCCGGACATCGAGAAAAACGGCACACCGGCCTCACCGGCCACGGCGCGGGCCAACAGCGTTTTACCGGTACCTGGGGGACCTAACAAAAGGGCACCCTTGGGAATCTTACCGCCGAGTTTTTGAAACTTGGATGGTTCTTTGAGAAACTCGATAATTTCCTGCAGTTCTTCCTTGGCTTCATCGGCACCGGCCACATCTGAGAAGGTAACTCTGGGGCGCTCATCGGTAAGCAGCTTCGCCTTGCTTTTGCCAAAAGAGAACAGCCCTTTGGGTCCACCGGAACCCTGCATCTGCCTGATGAAGAACAGCCAGATCAAAACCAAAATCACCCACGGCGCCGCCGCCACCAAAATCGAGAAAACGTCCGGCCCCTGAACCTTGGCCACTATCTTGGCCCCGGCTTCTTCCAAACGTGTGATCACCGCGTAGTTGATATCGGGAAACGGAATCCTCGTCTTGAACTTGGAGAACGATTGAGTATCGTTCGATGAAGCGAAAACTCTCGGCTCGACCAATCGTCCTTCCACGTCGCGGTCGGTAAAGGAGGCCTCCGAGACGTTCTTGTTGTTGATTTCATCGACAAACTCGGTGTAAGTAATCTCCACCGTGTCCCGGTTGAAACTGGTGTAGTAGCTATAAGCTGCAATTACAATCAAAGAGAATGCGGCCCAGAAGATCAGAGATCTTCCTGCGCCCCGCCAGCCGGTGGGCGGTGTGGGTTTATCGGAGGAGTCTTTCCCTTTTCCGGGAAGACTAAAACGGCCTTTGCCTTGTTTATCGTCGGTCACACATACACCGTAGTTAAAATGTTATCAGCTACCCGTTATACTCTCAAAAAGACTATCTATTCTATTCCTGTCGGCCTTTTCTGATTTCTTAGTGATCAATCACTTTGCCAATAAACGGCAGGTTGCGGTACAATTGCGTGTTGTCCAGACCGAATCCGATCACAAATTCGTTGCCTATCGAGAACCCTTTGTATTTTATATCCAGCCCCACCCGATGGCTGGCTGGTTTGTCCAATAGAGCAACAACTTGCACCGAGGCCGGTTCCTGGGCGGCCAGTTGTTTGATTATCATCGAAACAGTACGTCCGGTATCAACCACACCTTCGATTATCAAAACATGTCGACCCTTCAAGGGCATCGGCACGGCACCGCCGAATTGTACGTTCTCGTCCTGATCGCGACCGTTGCGGTAGGAAGCAGCCGAGACAAACTCTACTTCCATCGGTAAAGAAATCGAGCGCATCAGATCGGCCAGGAAAACGACACACCCCTTGAGCACTCCCAAAAGCACCGGCGTCTGACCTGCGTAGTCGTTATTGATCTCTTCACCCAGTTCGGTTATGCGCTGGGCTATCCTCTTTTGATCCAGCATGAGCTCAAACGGCTGCAACGGCTTTTTTTCTGGGGCGGACGATTTCAATTTTCAATACCTCTTTTGTTGAGCTATCTACCTTCACGCGGTCGGCAATCTCAAAACCGACCAGCCAAACAATTCCATCTGAGTCGCACACTACCGGAATCTCGTCGCGATAAACCGGTGGCACTTTGCGGTCGGTCAAGTAATCACCAACCTTACGAGAGCCTTTCAGACCCAGCGGGCGGAACCGGTCGCCCGACCGAATACTGCGCACGGTCAGCGGCATCTCCAGCTTGGCCAGGTCCAAAACGACCGTCCGTGATCTTCGTTTGCGATCGAGCTGTCCGGTGTACCGTTGCCTGAGACAACGCACGGTCAGCAGCAATCGATCAAGCAGACAATCGACACCTGGTTTCAGCCGAACCGAGAACCTGATCCTCTCGCGTCTATAAAGAACCAGTTTACGGGCGACAATCTCCGCCTGTAGCCTGCCTCGCAGCGAGATCGCTTTGCCTTTGTCGACGGCCAATGTGTCCAGCCGGTCGACCTGCGTCTTGTCCGGTTGCGTGTTGGTGCGCAAACATTCTGCGATACAATGCCTTAGCACACGTCGCCGTAACCATACATCATAAGTACGGAGTTTGACCAAATCAAGTTCAATTTTACCGCCAACAGTTTTGCGCCTGACATTTTTGAGCCGACTACTCGCCTGGGCGGCAAGATAACGTTCCTCCTCCAAACTGGTCTCGGCCAGGTTCAAGAGCGCGCGGTCGACCGAAGGATTCAGCCGCTCTCGAACTTGCGGCAGTAACTGATTGCGAATAAAGTTTCGTGAGTAGTCAAGGGCTGCATTAGATTGATCGATGCAGAAGGCGACCCGCTGTTTTTTGAGATAAGCCAGAATATCGGCTTTGCTGACAGTCAACAGTGGCCGGATAACCATGCCCCTCTTGATAGGGATACCAGTCAAGCCCCGCTTACCGGTACCGCGTAAAACTCGAAACAGAATCGTCTCCACGTTGTCGTCGGCATGATGGCCCAGGGCGATCCTTTTGCAATTGTGTTGATCGGCCAGCTGGGCAAAAACTCGATATCTCAGATCACGCCCAGCTTCTTCCACAGATTTCTTGACCCGCTTGGCCAACGAAGGTACATCCTCGCGCACCATGGTCAACTCGACTTTCAGTTTGTCGCAAAGATGCCGGCAAAACTTCTCCTCCTGGGCAGCCGCCTTTACTCTGATGCCATGATTGACA
The sequence above is a segment of the Candidatus Zixiibacteriota bacterium genome. Coding sequences within it:
- the folE gene encoding GTP cyclohydrolase I FolE, yielding MAIDRDKITQGVKLILEGIGEDPLREGLERTPERVFEYFDEVLDGYTADPTAELRKYTTSNKDEMITLKDISFYSLCEHHMLPFFGQVHMAYIPQHDKVAGFSNMVRVVEILSHRLQVQERMTTQIADSLVEAIDCKGVLIVVEAEHLCLTMRGIKKPGSRIVTSAIRGMMRKTATRIEALTMLGRVGL
- the ftsH gene encoding ATP-dependent zinc metalloprotease FtsH, whose protein sequence is MIFWAAFSLIVIAAYSYYTSFNRDTVEITYTEFVDEINNKNVSEASFTDRDVEGRLVEPRVFASSNDTQSFSKFKTRIPFPDINYAVITRLEEAGAKIVAKVQGPDVFSILVAAAPWVILVLIWLFFIRQMQGSGGPKGLFSFGKSKAKLLTDERPRVTFSDVAGADEAKEELQEIIEFLKEPSKFQKLGGKIPKGALLLGPPGTGKTLLARAVAGEAGVPFFSMSGSDFVEMFVGVGASRVRDLFEQGKKNAPCIVFIDEIDAVGRHRGAGLGGGHDEREQTLNQLLVEMDGFESNEGVILVAATNRPDVLDPALLRPGRFDRQIVVPTPDVKGRQGILDVHVRKIKLAEGIDMSVVARGTPGMSGADLANLVNEAALLAARHNKTEVSMVEFEEAKDKVMMGSARKSLVIADEEKKIIAYHEAGHTLVAKLLPKADPIHKVTIIPRGLALGLTQSLPVDERHTLSREYLETTLAVLMGGRVAEMLVFEQIATGAANDLERSTKLARKMVCNWGMSDKVGPVTFGKTEEHVFLGREMAQPKDYSDSSAEVIDQEVRAFIESAEDTARELLRGNIDNLHKLAKALLVKEIIDGSEVDVIIGESTGDAEPVEPPVPTPES
- the hpt gene encoding hypoxanthine phosphoribosyltransferase, with protein sequence MQPFELMLDQKRIAQRITELGEEINNDYAGQTPVLLGVLKGCVVFLADLMRSISLPMEVEFVSAASYRNGRDQDENVQFGGAVPMPLKGRHVLIIEGVVDTGRTVSMIIKQLAAQEPASVQVVALLDKPASHRVGLDIKYKGFSIGNEFVIGFGLDNTQLYRNLPFIGKVIDH
- the tilS gene encoding tRNA lysidine(34) synthetase TilS; amino-acid sequence: MLNKVKTTIAEHELLEPGDSVLVALSGGPDSVALLHLLSRLKRSMKLSLHAAYVNHGIRVKAAAQEEKFCRHLCDKLKVELTMVREDVPSLAKRVKKSVEEAGRDLRYRVFAQLADQHNCKRIALGHHADDNVETILFRVLRGTGKRGLTGIPIKRGMVIRPLLTVSKADILAYLKKQRVAFCIDQSNAALDYSRNFIRNQLLPQVRERLNPSVDRALLNLAETSLEEERYLAAQASSRLKNVRRKTVGGKIELDLVKLRTYDVWLRRRVLRHCIAECLRTNTQPDKTQVDRLDTLAVDKGKAISLRGRLQAEIVARKLVLYRRERIRFSVRLKPGVDCLLDRLLLTVRCLRQRYTGQLDRKRRSRTVVLDLAKLEMPLTVRSIRSGDRFRPLGLKGSRKVGDYLTDRKVPPVYRDEIPVVCDSDGIVWLVGFEIADRVKVDSSTKEVLKIEIVRPRKKAVAAV